In one Culex quinquefasciatus strain JHB chromosome 2, VPISU_Cqui_1.0_pri_paternal, whole genome shotgun sequence genomic region, the following are encoded:
- the LOC6036028 gene encoding uncharacterized protein LOC6036028, translating into MSSLAYGSFCATCCNLIPPEAEPLACSACSKPCCWKCAREPAESVSLFNAPAVICVACDAAMDLRGGGKMVPKPPLEQGLQRCRMHPERFLNLFCLTCQVQICCDCFVVQQDHKRHTIDSIEEVYRQKLLETVEKFREIPKRLKLVDWEAVRQVEENLKIIQEMETRILGDIRQLFQQRTAIMLNKTAEKKAVLQKTKDFVDRTEMQHRQTLESIQGLNTNDFLRLQAALNARCESILKDVGQLQVEPVRWDDIDCDLLPSCKLQPISLNLPNGDAAKEKHVQIQLIDDCGIVWNTTFFIGGQSLALEMKPNRQLDEFHFKAIVEMSHSSQIKVSGKSFSFKGFLAKNELISLPKLTSGGYLTDTGDLVMRLGIRPENILEESDLLKALLVQQRKLNSQLKVENATLKDQNFVLRGDMLRVSSESQQNKETLETQVVALTRRLKMFQHNSYVHHQTLQVRPQTPISPVSQPEDDKEKLSSDMQMLRTKLDEMKTSMKAMNPFAIGSFEIYRWSKDSKFYSPQVASHVGVTIYIIVQPNFACEKSSDVNAYVCWAKGPKLRCQIFIEVVNEFEDECVREDRVFDFSKGTSFTWKSVISHYNLFRSDGFLSDDHLKIKFGVRPAVE; encoded by the exons ATGTCCAGCCTCGCCTACGGTTCCttctgcgccacctgctgcaatCTAATCCCGCCTGAAGCGGAACCGTTGGCCTGTTCCGCTTGCTCTAAACCGTGCTGCTGGAAGTGCGCCCGCGAGCCGGCGGAATCGGTGTCGCTGTTTAACGCCCCGGCCGTCATCTGCGTGGCCTGTGACGCCGCGATGGATCTTCGTGGAGGAGGGAAGATGGTGCCGAAGCCACCGTTGGAGCAGGGATTGCAACGCTGCCGGATGCATCCGGAGCGGTTCCTGAACCTGTTTTGCTTGACCTGCCAGGTGCAGATCTGCTGCGACTGTTTCGTCGTGCAGCAGGACCACAAGCGGCACACGATTGACTCGATCGAGGAG GTTTACCGACAGAAGCTGCTGGAGACGGTGGAAAAGTTCCGGGAGATTCCGAAGCGGCTGAAGCTTGTGGACTGGGAGGCAGTCCGGCAGGTCgaggaaaatttgaagattattCAGGAGATGGAGACGCGGATTTTGGGTGACATTCGGCAGCTGTTTCAGCAGCGGACGGCGATCATGCTGAACAAGACGGCCGAAAAGAAGGCGGTTCTGCAAAAGACGAAGGACTTTGTGGATCGGACGGAGATGCAGCACCGGCAGACGCTGGAGAGCATCCAGGGATTGAACACTAACGACTTTCTGCGGCTGCAGGCCGCTTTGAACGCGCGGTGCGAAAGCATCCTGAAGGATGTTGGCCAGCTGCAGGTGGAACCGGTTCGTTGGGATGACATCGATTGTGATTTGCTGCCCAGTTGTAAACTGCAGCCGATCTCGCTGAATCTCCCGAACGGTGATGCTGCCAAGGAAAAACACGTCCAAATCCAGCTGATTGACGATTGTGGAATAGTTTGGAACACGACCTTCTTCATCGGCGGCCAATCGTTGGCCCTGGAGATGAAGCCGAACCGGCAGTTGGACGAGTTTCACTTCAAAGCCATCGTAGAAATGTCCCACTCGAGTCAGATCAAGGTTTCCGGCAAGAGCTTCAGCTTCAAAGGTTTCCTCGCTAAAAACGAGCTAATCTCGCTGCCCAAGCTGACCTCGGGTGGGTACCTGACCGACACCGGAGACCTGGTCATGCGGCTCGGAATTCGCCCGGAAAACATCCTAGAGGAATCGGACCTGCTGAAGGCACTGCTTGTGCAGCAGCGGAAGCTAAACAGCCAGCTCAAAGTGGAAAACGCCACCCTAAAAGATCAGAACTTTGTCCTCCGCGGAGACATGCTTCGTGTGAGCAGTGAGTCCCAGCAGAACAAAGAAACGCTCGAAACACAAGTGGTCGCCCTCACCCGGCGGCTCAAAATGTTCCAGCACAACTCGTACGTCCACCACCAGACGCTGCAGGTGCGTCCCCAAACGCCCATCAGTCCGGTGAGCCAACCGGAAGACGACAAGGAAAAACTCAGCTCGGACATGCAAATGTTGCGCACGAAGCTGGACGAGATGAAAACTTCCATGAAGGCCAT GAACCCCTTCGCGATCGGCAGCTTCGAGATCTACCGCTGGTCGAAGGACTCCAAGTTCTACTCGCCGCAGGTCGCATCCCACGTCGGCGTCACGATCTACATCATCGTGCAGCCCAACTTTGCCTGCGAAAAGTCCTCGGACGTGAACGCGTACGTGTGCTGGGCCAAGGGACCAAAGTTGCGGTGCCAGATCTTCATCGAGGTGGTGAACGAGTTCGAGGACGAGTGCGTGCGCGAAGATCGCGTGTTTGACTTCTCCAAGGGGACTAGCTTCACCTGGAAGAGCGTCATCTCGCACTACAATCTGTTCCGCAGCGACGGATTTCTCAGTGACGATCACCTGAAGATCAAGTTCGGCGTTCGACCCGCCGTTGAAtag
- the LOC6036029 gene encoding UDP-glucosyltransferase 2: protein MASGLVLVLLAALVQAGSGHRILGLFGHPGLSHFKVFYPIVRGLAEAGHEVTVVSYFPGLGEPHANLTEYEFKGQKVVTNAFSMEDFSGRTFMDNFKEFYSLAMWGHETCKAALSSPALDQVLAEHRRKPFDLLLTEFFSTDCLLGLSHVLRLPLVGMSSCALMPWHYDRVGLPDSPGYIPSEFSTFSERMSFLERFENWFVTRTTKLLYRVVEWNDNRLLAGRFGEGVPDVRDIARNTSLLLVNQHYTLSGARPLVPAVVEVGGVHIGPSKPLPDDLQRILDDAKEGVLVISFGSILRASTLPAAKREALLSALKRIPMKVIWKWEDENAKDMPKNVIVRKWLPQRDVLCHPNVRLFLSHGGLLGVSEAVHCAVPVVVMPIYGDQFLNAMALVNRGMGVIMHYDKIDPDYVHGCIQEGLRKEVRDSAVAVSAAFRHRTLSPLEQAVWSIENVLTHGSRRLEKSYGSEVSMAVYYSWDVIFVFGAMILAVLVSMRKGFKIVFGKKCDVRGQGSKVKRS from the exons ATGGCATCGGGACTTGTCTTGGTGTTGCTGGCGGCTCTCGTACAAGCTGGTTCCGGTCATCGGATACTAGGTCTGTTCGGACACCCCGGGCTGAGTCACTTCAAGGTGTTCTACCCGATCGTGCGAGGACTCGCGGAAGCTGGCCATGAAGTTACGGTTGTCAGCTACTTCCCTGGACTGGGAGAACCGCACGCGAATCTCACCGAGTACGAGTTCAAGGGTCAGAAAGTGGTGACCAACGCGTTCAGCATGGAGGACTTTTCCGGACGCACCTTCATGGACAACTTCAAGGAGTTCTACTCGCTGGCTATGTGGGGACACGAGACTTGCAAAGCTGCCCTGTCTTCGCCGGCGTTGGACCAAGTTCTGGCCGAACATCGGCGGAAGCCGTTCGATTTACTGCTGACGGAGTTCTTCTCCACGGATTGCCTGCTTGGGCTGAGTCACGTGCTGCGACTTCCGCTTGTCGGTATGAGCAGTTGCGCTCTGATGCCGTGGCACTACGATCGCGTGGGTCTTCCGGACAGTCCCGGGTACATCCCGTCGGAGTTTAGTACCTTTTCGGAGCGTATGAGCTTCCTGGAGCGGTTTGAGAATTGGTTTGTGACGAGGACGACCAAGCTGCTGTATCGGGTGGTGGAGTGGAACGACAATCGATTATTGGCGGGAAGGTTCGGAGAAGGAGTGCCGGATGTTCGGGATATTGCGCGGAATACCAGCTTGCTGTTGGTTAATCAGCACTACACGTTGAGCGGAGCTCGACCGCTTGTTCCAGCGGTCGTTGAAGTCGGTGGAGTTCATATCGGACCGTCGAAGCCGCTACCTGACGATCTTCAGCGCATTTTGGACGATGCTAAAGAGGGTGTTTTGGTTATTTCCTTCGGGTCGATTCTACGCGCATCGACGCTTCCTGCCGCGAAACGGGAAGCTCTGTTGAGTGCACTGAAGCGGATTCCAATGAAGGTTATCTGGAAATGGGAGGATGAAAACGCGAAGGATATGCCGAAGAACGTGATCGTAAGGAAGTGGCTTCCTCAGAGGGATGTCCTGTGTCATCCGAATGTTCGCCTCTTTTTGAGTCACGGTGGATTGCTCGGAGTGTCGGAAGCCGTCCATTGCGCTGTGCCGGTTGTAGTTATGCCGATCTACGGTGATCAGTTTTTGAATGCGATGGCGTTGGTCAACCGAGGAATGGGAGTCATCATGCACTACGACAAGATCGATCCGGATTACGTGCACGGTTGCATCCAGGAAGGTCTTCGGAAGGA AGTTCGCGACTCGGCCGTAGCCGTTTCGGCAGCGTTCCGTCATCGTACGTTATCCCCCTTGGAGCAAGCAGTTTGGTCGATCGAGAATGTCCTCACGCATGGATCCCGAAGGTTGGAGAAATCGTACGGAAGTGAGGTGTCAATGGCGGTGTACTACTCATGGGATGTGATATTCGTGTTTGGAGCGATGATTTTAGCTGTTTTGGTTTCTATGAGAAAAGGTTTCAAGATTGTTTTCGGGAAGAAATGTGATGTGAGAGGTCAAGGAAGCAAAGTGAAGCGGTCGTAA